The following DNA comes from Lynx canadensis isolate LIC74 chromosome C2, mLynCan4.pri.v2, whole genome shotgun sequence.
AGGCCGTGTGAGGCACACACCATGTCCCCACTCTGCGCCTGAGGGCTGTACACTTGTATAGTTCCCCAGCTATAAATGTGGCCAAAAGGAAGACCGCCTCACCATGATAAGCTAGACCTACAGAAGGTCATACGGGAAATTGCTAGAAGTAGCTACTAGGAAAACTTGGTTATTACAGCCAATTAGACCTCTCAGGGAACAAGCTGCTTCTTATATACTGAGTACAACAGCATGGGGCATGGAACTGAGTGGGGGACGAGCCCAGTGGCCGTCTCCCCCTTGCCCTCACTCGCCATGTCCTACTCTCCCTCTGCCAGGCCCCCATTCCCCATGAAACCCTCCTCAAGGGTCAGCGTATCACCCACTTCCCAGCCATGCTCTGGCATGACTGCCATCAAAGGCACAGAAGTCAAGGAACCCACACGCCACCGTGTCCGACAGTCCTCAGAAAGAACCAGCCGCACCTTTTACTCAGGAGGGTGACAGCTGCAGCCCTCCCCACGGGCTTGCTAAGAGGGGAGTGCTTGAAAGGATGCGTCCTCCGGGCCCTGGCCAGTTTCACCGTCACCTGGCTTCTTCTCCTTCAGGGAAAAGGGCTTCTTATTGGGACCTGAGGACACAAGAGCAAGAGTTTATGAACCACAAGTCCGACACTGGATTTTACTTGTGTTGGAAAAGTAATACTCTCCTAATTGTTACGGGAGATTCCAAAGCAGCCCAAAGGAACACTCTGAGACCAGGATCCACGGACAGCCAGCCCCGCCCTGGTGCTGGGGAAAGCTCAGTGGGCAGTCCATGCAGAGCACTGGAACCCGCACCGGGAGTAACCGGGAACTCACTCAGTTTCTTCTTGTGCCAAAAGACAGCCATGTCCTTATGCAgacttttccccttcttcctagCCAGGGCTGCAGATGCCTAGGGAAACAGTCCACACCACAACGTATGAGGACGTCagaccaaaggaaatgaaattaaaaaacttCAAATGCAGTAGCAGAATTTGTACAGTTTCGTACAGAGCGAAGGCCTCCATCCACTACATGTTCTGACCATGCAGTCTGCCTCCAGTCACAGCAGCCACAGTCCTCACCTCTCTTACCTGTCTCACAGGCATGGATTTGCTCCTCTCCTTTTTGAAAGTAATGACTTTACTGTGATAGAACCCACAGATTAGCCTTGTTGGCATTTGGTGAGGTGACTCTCACCATCTGATTACACATACAGTAATACAGTAAATACATACGGTATTGGAAAGATTGCCAAGTCAcacttaaagacaaaaaaaaagagaatggacaCACGTGGGATACATTTTTCACAAAATCAGGTACGTTTTAGTATACCCATAGACAAACCTATGAAAAAGGTCTAGAAAAATACACATCATACTAGGTAACCGTGCTTGCTCCCAGGTAACAGGAGAGATGAGGGTAATCAGGAGACCTCAGCATTGTATGTATCAATGAACTACTTCCTACAACAATGTATTTACACAcctatttcataaatatttttttagggttCAGCTAGAAAAGTACATCTCAATAGTCAAAtaccttcaaaaacaaaacaaaaacgaggCATATGACCCAGCACTTCTACTTTAAGTGTATACCCAAGAGAATGATAGGAAATAGTTTGCACACctgttcacagaagcattattcaaaatagccaaaaagcagaaacagcctCTGTCCATCGAcagattaataaagaaaaatacatctacacaatggaattattattcatccataaaaggaataaagtacaaCCACACACACTGAAAACGTGATGCTGACCAAAATAAGCAGGACAAATACTGTGATTCCACATAAATGTAAtttctagaataggcaaatttagaGAGAAAGTAGATTAAAGGCCACCAAGGgcttggggaaggaagaaatgggaaaatactaCTTAGCGTTAGGGTTACTGTTTGGGATGATGACAAAGTTCTAGAAATAGATAATGGTGACGGTGGTACCAACACtctgaatgtaattaatgccactgaattgaaagaaaaaaaagaaagaagaaagaaagaaagaaaggaacaaacaGCAAAAACTCTAAGCTATGGAAGTATTTTGGCACAGAACTTCTACTCTCAGGAATTTAAACAAAGGATGTAAACCAATCAGAAATACACGTACAAAATGTCCACAAGTAGAAAATTAACCATGTTAAGTAAACAGGACAGAATGCCATACAGCACTTAACAATTCTCTTCTAACTAGGCTATTTGATTTCAGAAAATACTAAAGATTACAACCTGAAAACATAAGCAAACAGTATATGCAGCACGATCCCATTTGTGTAAAAAACAACGTGACTATGTGTTTACAATGATATTAACTAAGATATTCATAgttcatttcaaatattcatattcatttggTTTTTTCCCTACATCATCACTTAAAAGAAGTATGAAAACATGCTTTCCACTTTACAAACTCTAAAGTACTTTTTCCCcacaagaaaattcagaaatataaaaacataacgCAACATAGTGGTGAACAATCCTGTATGCCTACACCCTACAACTAATGCGTCATGCATATGTGtgcttatatacatatttaaagtcAAGGTATAAACCAGATAAGTAATGTCAGTTATCCTGGAGGATAGCATTACATGGGGATTTTTCTGTATTGTTGGAATGTTTACAGTGATTATGTACTATgaccaaataaaagaaaatcagaaacaaacaagaaaactcaattttgaaaaaatgctATGTGATTATAGAGCCAAGTTGAGAATAAGATATCTGAGCGCTTGCCCATTCTAGCAAGTAAGCGATAGAttaaaatagaagttttaatgggcacctgggtggctcagtcggttaagcatccaacttcagctcaggtcatgatctcacagttcgtgggttcgagccccagatcggctcctgacagcttggagcctggaacctgccttggattccgtgtctccctctctcgtcTGCCCCCCAACCCGCTGCTCatactgaacattaaaaaagttaaaaaataaaataaataaaaaaaataggttttaaagTGACAAAGGTCACTCGAACTTTTTCTCACATTAAATTTGTTGGAAATACTCACATGATCAAAAAAATATACCACGGCAAGCTTTTTGCTGCGCCTGGTACAGATGCGCTGCACTTTAGCAATTTTAACCAAAGTGTTTCTCCAAAATGGTTCTGTCGTTGAGATAGTCAGGGATGTTCTTGCACTGGATAGCTGTGATTTCAGCAGGAGACAAGCCTCCAAGACTGTCTGTGCTCTCGCTTCTTTTACTTTGACGCCCAGGTGTTCCTCTTAGAGAATCTAGGGATAAGAGAACGGGCACAAAAACGTAGCAGATGTCACATCTCAAATAGGAAGCACCAACTATGTAAGAGCAAAGTAAATGTTTATAGATACAAGACATTTTCTTCCTATGTTAGAATTCCTAATGTTTACAGGAAACTTACCAGAAACATTAAACTAAGACTCAGGGAAATTTACCAAGAACAAGCCAGCAGCATTTACTGGATGGCACACATTTTAGAGCTCACCTTCTTTTTTATCTCTactttcagtttcctcctctccttcacaCCTGGGAGCCGGGAAAGTGCTGAGGAAGACTGACTCCCTCCTGGATGGCCACGGGGGTCATTTTCCGCGGACTCAGTACAACCAACTTCCTTTTTAGATTCCTTGTTGCCAAGACGACCTACTTCTTTATTGCTTTTGAAGACGTCCTGTATCGTTCGACCAAACAAGGTGCCTCCCCGGGTCGATTCAGGCGGACAGGTCGTTTATTCTGGAGGATGATCTCCCCTCGACAGAGCGTCCACATCTTCTGCTCCATCATGGCCATGCCTCCTTGGGGAGCGATCCTGGTCCTCCTTCCTTTTCAGGTCCTTTCATGAGGCTGGGAAGTGGCTCCATTTGGGATATAccttcttcacatccttgtctGACCCCGGTTTTGCTAACCGGGTAGGGTTCTCCCAAAGACCCTGAAGATATGGGGAAGCTAGTGAAGCTACTATTAGAACTTCCAAATAGTGATTTAgggcctcttctcttcctctacaTTTTGGTTTGACAAAGCAGAGGCAAAGGCAGATGATGAATTATTACTGTTAACTGGTTTTGAAAAGGTGAAATTTGAATTGCTAGCTGTACTTGTcccctgagaaaaagaaaatggtgccAGTCCCCCAGGTCCGCTACTAATGGggtgagaaaatgtgaaaaaatccAGAAGTAATTTGACTCTGAGTTTTCTCAGGCTCAGATTCAGCCCCCAATATTGGTCTGAACACTGAATTTTCCAGAGGTTTAAAGCTAAATTCTGTTTTCCCAAAACCAGAGCTTGTTATTTCTCCAGTTTCTGGTCCAAATGTAGAAGCACTTGGGAAAGTCCCAAAGTTGGATGATTTAAAACTAAATCCTGGGTTTCCAGGCACACATGAACTTGAAGGCCCAGAGGCAGCTACAAAGGCTGGAGTGTGTTCAAGTCCTGAAAACAGTCCAACATTTGAGGTCTGGGAAAATCCTAATGTTTGTGCTGAAGAAGAATGACTTACTCCCGAAGATGTTGGAAAGCTGGATACCTGTGAAAATCCTGACGTTTTCCCAGATAACGTATTGCTTTGTCCGAAAGGCGAGGGCTGACCAAATCGAAATGGCGGCTTAGCCTGAAATGTTCCTATGGAACTACTGGAAGATGCTGGAAAAAACCCCAGGCTGCTGCCCACTGAAAGGATTGGTTGGGTTCATCTTCTGATCTAAGGTAGTGAATACTATTTGTACACAAGTTGTTCTCTTCTTTAAAACAGTCTGTTCAACTAGGAAGCCACCCTCATCTTCACAATAAGCTGGAAGACAAAAATTGAGATCATCACAGCTATGTCCTGCTGGAAGACtaagaagataatttttaatcACATGTCACACTCTAAGAATAATGGAAAACTGGGCAAATCAAAGGGTTAGGTATTATTTTCTGAGAGTCAGTGGGGGGGTTTGTGGGGAGGGCTGGAGTAGAGGGTGGAGAAATAAATTACTTCGTTACTGGAGATTGAAGCGTGATGCTTCAGACTAAGGAAAAATTCAAATCATTTTCTGAATTGGTAAGTTCACGAAAAAACtcaaataacaagaaaatgaatGTAGTCACACTTTTAAAGAGAGGAGTTTCTCCAAACTTATTCCAATCTCCATAGCCAGAAAACTACAGTGTAACGCTGTTAAGAACATTAGTGTTgcagtgttttctaattttcctccCAGCAACCAGAACACTAAATGTTCTTCCCAGATATAGAAATAAATTGTGTTGCCATACCTGCGATGACCCAGAAACCGGCTCAAAGGACGAGTGCCCCCGCAGAGAGGCCGCCCCCAGACCCGAGAAGGGCCGGGAACGGATGCCGCGCGACCAGAGAAGTCCCGCCCCCGGCCCTCGGCGGCCGCCCGCGCCCCCGGCCCGCTCGGCGGACTACAGGGGCGCGGTGGCGGGGCGGGGAAATGGCGCAGGGGAAGGAAGCGGCCTCCACCCAGTCGGGCCCCGCGCCGCGCTCACCATCCGGCCCAGGGACTCGGAGACCCGCCGCCTGCCGCCGCCCCGGGGCCCCTCGCGCCCGGCTGGAGGCCCAGACACGGACCGCAGCCGCCGGAGCCAGGCCTTCGCTGCGCGCTGCGGAAAGAAAACGCAACGGACCAACTTCCGGCCCTTCCGCGCGGCTCGGCCACACACTGACTCCGCCACAGTCTGGTTCCGCCCTCCAGCCGGAAGGCCTGAGGGGCTTCCGGCGCACGGGATGTCAACGGGGCCCCCTTGGCTTAGAACCTGGTACGTGAGCCGGTGGCTTTCTCTCTAAAGCACCCCGCGTGCTGCCCGTAGCCTGCGTTCGGAGCCTCGGTGCCACGCTGAGTGGTCCCTTGGGAAGCCCCcgacccaccccccccacccccccacccacccccaccccaccccccccaccaccacccccacaccACCCCACCCCGATACTCAACCTATACCACGTCCCCTAGGACTCAACGCCCTTCGgccctacccctccccccccctccgctCACACACACCTCTCCATAGCACCCTCCCACGCTCCCCCCATATCAtcccacacctcccctcccctccccatcaccccacacctcccctcccctcaccccacacctccccactccccctcacCCTATAGCACCCtacacctccctctccccccatcctGTACAACCCCACACCACTTCGCAACTCACCGTattcttcctccacctcctcacccGCGCCCCAACCCGGTTTCATTATTAATGGCCCTTCCTGACTACAGGTCTTAATTTCCTACCTGCTGTTCCATTCTGGCAGGCCTGACTCTAGGACTTCCTATtatattccttcatttttgtatctttcttaTGGTAAAATGTAAATCCCCTTAATTTTTCAGTGagtttcacaaaagaaaatgatggtgaggtctgtatgtatttttatagaatttattgCCACTTTCAATTActgatttgtgttgttttaaactttGACCACAGgttcctttttaaacatttttaaagggcaTGTTGTTCTGAAAATGAGTTTGGTGCTTAGAAATCTGCAACGAGCTGTCCCCATCAGGAGAGCGCCTCTTCGCAAGAAGTTGGAGATTGTGAGGAGTATATTAGGGGTGCAGAAATTTGACCTGGCGATCGTCTGTGTTGACAACAAGAGTATTCAGCACATTAATAAAATctacagagagaaaaatctgCCAACAGATgtgctttcctttccatttcatgAGGTACAAAGTATTCTCCTCTTGTCTGGCCCGCCTTCTGGTGTAAATACtctgatttttaagttttattttggaaactttaaaataagggcacctgggtggcttaggtccgttaagagtccaactcttgattttggctcaggtcaagatctcgccatgtggagactgcttgggattctctcctctctgcccctcccctgctctcattctatctctaagtaaataaataaataaacttgaaaaaaaaaaaaagagaactttaaaatatacacatgaggggagcctgggcggctcagtcaattaagtgtctggctctttgttttggctcaagtcatgatctcatgggtctgGAGTTAGGGTCCCTctttgggcactgtgctgacagcatgagtctgcttgggattctcctctctctctgtctccctctctctctggcccctcccctgcttgcactctctctcaaaatcataaccatttaaaaaaaaaaaaaagtgtacacaTGAGTAG
Coding sequences within:
- the YBEY gene encoding endoribonuclease YbeY isoform X1, encoding MAQGKEAASTQSGPAPRSPSGPGTRRPAACRRPGAPRARLEAQTRTAAAGARPSLRAAERKRNGPTSGPSARLGHTLTPPQSGSALQPEGLRGFRRTGCQRGPLGLEPGSFLNIFKGHVVLKMSLVLRNLQRAVPIRRAPLRKKLEIVRSILGVQKFDLAIVCVDNKSIQHINKIYREKNLPTDVLSFPFHENVKAGELPQPDFPDDYNLGDIFLGVEYIFQQCKGNEDYYDVLTGILELLCDLKQSFPARAIVTGVGGLLSGVGVDSLGAGALAQTGLLSMGFGSRASAAGSHAPHRPRWASTSGTPCHTPEIQCLQGRAGPPLPPPSSPHDRARPATLLLAGTPLRVGTPHSPRYPPPLGS
- the YBEY gene encoding endoribonuclease YbeY isoform X3, with product MAQGKEAASTQSGPAPRSPSGPGTRRPAACRRPGAPRARLEAQTRTAAAGARPSLRAAERKRNGPTSGPSARLGHTLTPPQSGSALQPEGLRGFRRTGCQRGPLGLEPGSFLNIFKGHVVLKMSLVLRNLQRAVPIRRAPLRKKLEIVRSILGVQKFDLAIVCVDNKSIQHINKIYREKNLPTDVLSFPFHENVKAGELPQPDFPDDYNLGDIFLGVEYIFQQCKGNEDYYDVLTVTATHGLCHLLGFTHSTEAEWQKGYYFSPWPPVPPAVPTRHPTGSTSILPVQRWVKMYQKEKQVLEELNRRTGTSLQPLSRGLF
- the YBEY gene encoding endoribonuclease YbeY isoform X4 gives rise to the protein MAQGKEAASTQSGPAPRSPSGPGTRRPAACRRPGAPRARLEAQTRTAAAGARPSLRAAERKRNGPTSGPSARLGHTLTPPQSGSALQPEGLRGFRRTGCQRGPLGLEPGSFLNIFKGHVVLKMSLVLRNLQRAVPIRRAPLRKKLEIVRSILGVQKFDLAIVCVDNKSIQHINKIYREKNLPTDVLSFPFHENVKAGELPQPDFPDDYNLGDIFLGVEYIFQQCKGNEDYYDVLTVTATHGLCHLLGFTHSTEAEWQKMYQKEKQVLEELNRRTGTSLQPLSRGLF
- the YBEY gene encoding endoribonuclease YbeY isoform X2, translated to MAQGKEAASTQSGPAPRSPSGPGTRRPAACRRPGAPRARLEAQTRTAAAGARPSLRAAERKRNGPTSGPSARLGHTLTPPQSGSALQPEGLRGFRRTGCQRGPLGLEPGHVVLKMSLVLRNLQRAVPIRRAPLRKKLEIVRSILGVQKFDLAIVCVDNKSIQHINKIYREKNLPTDVLSFPFHENVKAGELPQPDFPDDYNLGDIFLGVEYIFQQCKGNEDYYDVLTGILELLCDLKQSFPARAIVTGVGGLLSGVGVDSLGAGALAQTGLLSMGFGSRASAAGSHAPHRPRWASTSGTPCHTPEIQCLQGRAGPPLPPPSSPHDRARPATLLLAGTPLRVGTPHSPRYPPPLGS